The Nakamurella deserti genome contains a region encoding:
- a CDS encoding glycosyltransferase produces MNVAGTAGSDGGETLPRVSVIVPVRDGFELLRRCVDALLAQDYPASRYQILVVDNGSASPPAAVLPTDDRLTVLDEPGPGSYRARNRALSVATGEILAFTDADCLPDRGWVRSAVDVLLARPEVDMVGGRVELAYAHGRPVNGPEWFEFNEGFPQERYVRNGFAVTANMVTRRSVFDRVGVFDADLVSGGDAEWGRRVRDGGGVQVYVPQAWVAHPARDTWTELRTKTVRTTSGIVRKAARRPHTRRYLLRLLAGQLFRSVSLPWNVVRSTTLPSPAARARYAVTRWRVDGVIIAILVGALRRPSGY; encoded by the coding sequence GTGAACGTCGCCGGAACGGCCGGATCGGACGGTGGCGAGACGCTGCCCCGGGTGTCGGTCATCGTCCCCGTCCGGGACGGCTTCGAGCTGCTGCGCAGATGCGTCGACGCGCTGCTCGCCCAGGACTATCCCGCGTCGAGGTACCAGATCCTCGTGGTGGACAACGGTTCCGCGTCGCCGCCGGCGGCGGTGCTGCCGACGGACGACCGCCTGACGGTTCTGGACGAACCGGGCCCCGGCTCCTACCGGGCACGCAACCGGGCCCTGTCCGTCGCGACCGGTGAGATCCTCGCGTTCACGGACGCCGACTGCCTGCCCGACCGGGGCTGGGTGCGCAGCGCCGTCGACGTCCTCCTCGCCCGACCCGAGGTCGACATGGTCGGCGGTCGGGTGGAACTCGCCTACGCGCACGGCCGCCCGGTGAACGGGCCGGAATGGTTCGAGTTCAACGAGGGGTTCCCGCAGGAGCGGTACGTACGGAACGGCTTCGCGGTCACCGCGAACATGGTGACGCGGCGTTCGGTCTTCGATCGCGTCGGAGTCTTCGATGCGGACCTGGTCTCGGGTGGGGACGCGGAGTGGGGGCGCCGGGTGCGCGACGGCGGTGGCGTGCAGGTCTATGTGCCGCAGGCGTGGGTCGCCCACCCCGCACGGGACACGTGGACGGAGTTGCGCACCAAGACGGTCCGTACCACCAGTGGCATCGTGCGCAAGGCCGCGCGCCGGCCACACACCCGCCGCTACCTGCTGCGGCTGCTCGCCGGGCAGCTGTTCCGGTCGGTGTCGCTGCCCTGGAACGTCGTCCGCAGCACCACGCTGCCGTCACCGGCTGCCAGAGCACGGTATGCCGTCACCCGGTGGCGGGTCGACGGCGTCATCATCGCGATCCTGGTGGGAGCGTTGCGTCGCCCGTCGGGCTACTGA